aaaagggatcgaaGAAAATGCCGaacaattatagaccagttagtattacatcagtggtgggcaaattagtagagtcaatcctgagagataggattaactgtcacatagaaaggcatggactggTCAGGGGCTGTCAGCATAGATTTGGTAAAGGAAGGTCTTGTCTCACAAatgtgattgaattctttgaggaagtgaggaGAAGGGtagggtagtgcagtggatggggtgtacatggattttagcaaggcatttgacaaagtcctacatggcagattggtgaagaaagtgaaagcctattggatacagggaaatgtggcaaattggataaaaagttggctttgtAACAGAGAACAAAGGGTAGTGGTCGATGGCTGTCCTTACAATTGGAAAGtcatttcaagtggtgttccacaggactcGGTgatgggacccttactgtttgtgttatatattaacgatttggatgtaAACGTAGtgagcatgattgggaaatttgcagatgacacaaggatTGGCCGAGCTGTGGACAGTATAGAGGATAGCTACAATCTCCAAAATGATAgagatggattggtggagtgggcgataaagtggaggttggaatttaacacagagaagtgtgaggttatgcatttaggGACGTTGAACAGacgtagggagtacacaataaataggaatatactaagagggggaggtgaagtgagaggtacacaggtccctaaaggcagcagttcaggtactcaaggttgtaaagaaagcatatggaatgcattCCTTCATTGGcaaaggtatagaatataaaagtaaggatataatgtgaGAATTGTATAATACACTGATGAGgtgacatctggagtattgtgtgcagttctggtcaccacattaccgaaggacgttattgctctggagagatgcAGGGGAGGAttacaagaatgttgtcagggcagAAAATGtgactacgaggagagattgcataggttggggttattttccttggaataaagaaggttgagaggtggcttaattgaggtgtacaacatTATGTGGGGAAGTGATAGAGTGGACAAGATCAAATGGTAGAGAATTCtacaaccagggggcatagattcaagataCGTGACAGAAGGAGTAGaggagacatgaggaaaatcattttctacacagagggtagtgggagtctggaatttgctgtccgagttggtggtggaggcagagaccctaaactcttttaaaaagtacctggatctgcattaAGTGCTGTAGGTTACAGGGCCATGGACCGGGCGCAGGAAGGtgagattagaaagggcacctgggtgtcctcaggctggtatggaaaagatgggccgaatggcctccttctgtgctgtaacttttctatgattctatgactagtgCAGCTGAAGGATGGGTTGCCAGTCTTGACTCCATGCCCacagattaacaagggggtgaaagagaAAAGGCGGCCTTACTGCCTGGCTCTTTCAGACCCCTCATTTCGGTGAGACTGTGTCTGAAGGACTATGAGCTGCCCCTCCTGCCTGACTCAGCACCATGACTGCCTCTCCGTGAAAGCTGAAAGAGGCAGAGGTATAATGTAAGAGATCTCCAGCTCCAATTCATCATTGTACTGCAACAGAGCATGCGCAATGTAATATCAGTGCCAACTCATTGTCAGACAAGGAAGTAAGTGAGGACAAATCGGCTTCATTTATGGAGAGATATTGGGTTTGGTTTACATTTTAGCAAAGCTGGACAGATCGTTACCCTGAAGCCAAAGAAACATGCACAATGATACAGTAAATCTCAAACAGGTTGACGTAAAACATAATCCATACATGATACATGCATAATCCATACATGATACATACATGATACAGCAATGACCAGAAATAATGGGCATTAAATGAGTAATTGAGCATTTTGCCAGTCAGAATAGACTAAAAACCCAGTGAAGGTGCTGTCTGTCTTTGCACTGGAATAAATTCCATTGTAGTCCCCAACTGTTACTTGTACCCACACCTGGTCTTTGGGGTCCAGACGCATGAGGGCTCCACCCGATAGTGAGACAGGCTTTGACCAGTTGCCGTAGTACTGAAAGAAGGATGAGATGGAAACATAGTTCTTCATGATGTCGAACTGCAGGCTGGTTTTGTAAACAGTGGAGTGAACCACAAAATAATAAAGCCCTGGGATCTCGCAGCTGAACTTTCCCGTCATTGGGTCGTAGTGCCTCTGATCATTGTGTATAACCACATCGAACTGGACAGGCTCATTGAGCAGGGGAGTAATGTGGCTCTTGGAACGTTTTGCACTAAATGCAGAATTGTAGGTAATCACGCCATCCCCTTTAACTCCCTTCTCACCTGCTGGACCAGATGGCCCTGCAACGCCCGGCTCCCCCATAGGCCCATGTACACCTGAAAAACAAAATCATGTTTTAAATCATTTAaatcaggattctctgtttctgcccCACCACAGAAGAGGAGACAAGCTGTGCAGTAGTTACAATAATGTGCTGCCTCACGCAGAAGCAAAATCATATCCAGCACAGGAGGCTGAAGATGGTCTCTTGATTGGATTTCTATTCTCATTATGAAGTATTTTCAACACAGAAACAGCTATTAAACCCAATTAGTGGTTATGTTTCGCAGGCGTCACTTCCAATCCTTCATCTAACACTCTCGGTGTATTATTCTAATTGTTTTCAcccgtatatatatatatatatgcaaagagaaaatgctgggaaatctcagcaggtttggcagcatctgtagggagaaaaaagagctaacgttccgaGTCCAGGTGACCGTTTGTAAATAGCACGCCGGCCGCAAGCGGGTCCCACTTCGGCGTGGGCACtgccaacatggcggacccacactgcGGGCCTGCACGGAGGGAGGTAGGTTCCCCCAAGATCGCGATGGTTGCGGATCGGTGGcctccgattgcgggcctggccaccgccgAGGCCCCCACCCCACGCgagtcagattccccccgccccccccccccccaacaggactgcCACCGCGGccgtgggtccgagctcccgccgggtggtaccagatgtaaaccagtccggcgggaactcggccggtccacCACGGAGAATTCTCGTGGGGCCCTCTTCCAACGGTACCGACCATCGCCGCGTCGACTTCGTGGGTCCATGGAGAATCATAGAAGCGCCGTCGCGCTGGATGCGATTTCGGCGCAGagggtcggagaaacccgccccatatctttctataaataaatttagagttcccaattattattatattttccaattaaagggcaatttagcatggccaatctacctaatctacacatctttgggttgtgggggtgaaacccacacagacacggggagaatgtgcaaattccactcagtaagtgacccagggtcaggattcgaacccgggtcctcagcgcagtagtcccagtgctaaccactgtgccacatgccgcactTTGGgtatttggaaggtcgaatttgaatgctgattacagggctaaaggcaggattcttagaagtgtggaggaacagagggatcttggggtccatgtacatagatccctttaagttgccacccaggttgatagggttgttaagaaggcgtctggtgtgttgactttcattaacagagggattgggTTTAAGAGccttgaggttttgctgcagctttataaaaccctggttagacttggaatattgtgttcagttctggtcgccacattataggaaggatgtggatgctttggagagggtgcggaggagatttaccaggatgctgcctggactggaggacatgtcttataaggaaaggttgagggagctagggcttttctcactggagcgaagaaggaagagaggtgacttgttgGAGGTGTATACGGTGATgagaggcttggatagagtggatagccagagacttttccccagggcggaaatggttgtcatgaggggacacaattttaaggtgataggggagatgtcagaggtaaattatttacacagagagtggtgggtgtgtggaatgcactgccagcagaggtggtggagtcagagtcattagggacatttaagcgactcttggacaggcacatggacagcagcaaattgaaggggtggaggttaggttgatcttagattaggatagatggtcggcacaacatcatgggctgaagggcctgtactgtgctgtactgttctatgcccaTGTCTTAATCCACTAGATAAAAgataatttctcctaatctctccTTTCATTTAAACTCCCTCCCTTGAGGCACTGATTCACTGACCAGTGGATACAGGTTTCCTCTTAACTTTCACTGCTCTGAAAGAAGGAGTCTCAATGCCTGTTACCTAAGCTTCTCATCCTTGATCATATACAGTGAGGGCaccacgatggcgcagtggagaacgctgctgtctcacggcaccaaggtcccaggttcgatcccggctctgggtcactgtccgtgtggagtttgcacattctccccgtgtttgtgtgggtttcgccctcacaacctaaagatgtgcagggtaggtggattggacacgctaaattgccccttaattggaaacaatgaattgggtgcttaaaggttttttaaaaagatcTTATACAGTgaatctgcaccctctccaagacaCTGCGATCCTCTCCAATGTGAGACACGCGGCACGAAACGCAAAATTCTAATTGTAGCCATGTTTGCAGGTTTACCATCACTTTTGCTTTTGACACA
The DNA window shown above is from Scyliorhinus canicula chromosome 19, sScyCan1.1, whole genome shotgun sequence and carries:
- the c1qtnf5 gene encoding complement C1q tumor necrosis factor-related protein 5; the protein is MSCIIYVLLLLLSSASTNTRDNNVYGLCDGHPGIPGTPGRNGHPGMVGRDGRNGRDGMPGIPGQKGDAGSQGVHGPMGEPGVAGPSGPAGEKGVKGDGVITYNSAFSAKRSKSHITPLLNEPVQFDVVIHNDQRHYDPMTGKFSCEIPGLYYFVVHSTVYKTSLQFDIMKNYVSISSFFQYYGNWSKPVSLSGGALMRLDPKDQVWVQVTVGDYNGIYSSAKTDSTFTGFLVYSDWQNAQLLI